A portion of the Bombina bombina isolate aBomBom1 chromosome 9, aBomBom1.pri, whole genome shotgun sequence genome contains these proteins:
- the LOC128639566 gene encoding heparan sulfate glucosamine 3-O-sulfotransferase 1-like, producing the protein MADLLIYVLLPLTLHQAAPAEHHLLKNVSALEALRYEVGVFSNESENYSSQVRPPGTNRRIPQTIIVGVRKGGTRALLEMLDIHPNIVVAATEVHFFDWDENYVKGIDWYRGLMPFSYDNQITIEKTPGYFTSPQAPERIHDMNSSVKLLLILRDPTERVISDYTQVYYNRLENHKPVQSFEDIVIKNGALNTKYKAIQRSLYDLHMERWLKYFNMDQIHIVDGDTLIKTPLLELQKVERFLNLPPRIVPTNFYFNQTKGFYCIRSDGRERCLHESKGRPHPVVNETILEQLYSYFREHNRRFYKMVNQSFEWH; encoded by the coding sequence ATGGCCGATCTATTGATATATGTTCTTCTTCCACTAACTCTTCACCAGGCAGCTCCAGCTGAGCACCATTTGCTAAAAAATGTATCGGCTCTTGAGGCGCTTAGGTATGAAGTAGGAGTATTTAGTAATGAGAGTGAAAATTACTCATCACAAGTCCGGCCACCTGGTACAAACCGTCGAATACCTCAGACAATAATTGTAGGTGTTCGTAAAGGTGGGACAAGAGCTTTACTAGAGATGTTGGACATCCACCCAAATATTGTGGTTGCAGCAACGGAAGTGCATTTTTTCGACTGGGATGAAAATTATGTGAAAGGAATTGATTGGTACAGAGGTCTTATGCCATTTTCTTATGATAATCAGATTACAATTGAGAAAACACCAGGTTATTTTACATCACCACAAGCACCTGAACGAATTCATGACATGAATAGCTCTGTTAAACTTTTACTTATATTGAGAGACCCCACTGAAAGAGTTATATCTGATTATACACAAGTATATTATAACAGACTAGAAAACCACAAGCCTGTGCAGTCTTTTGAGGACATAGTTATTAAAAATGGTGCACTTAATACCAAATATAAAGCCATCCAGAGAAGCTTGTATGACTTGCATATGGAAAGATGGCTGAAGTATTTTAATATGGACCAAATTCACATAGTGGACGGAGATACTTTAATCAAAACTCCTCTTTTGGAGTTGCAGAAAGTTGAAAGGTTTCTTAATTTGCCACCCAGAATTGTGCCCACAAATTTTTACTTTAATCAAACCAAGGGATTTTACTGTATCCGCAGCGATGGGAGAGAAAGATGTTTACATGAATCCAAGGGGCGCCCACATCCTGTTGTAAATGAGACTATTCTAGAACAACTTTATTCATACTTCAGAGAGCACAATAGAAGATTCTACAAAATGGTGAACCAGTCATTTGAATGGCACTAA